In the Polyodon spathula isolate WHYD16114869_AA chromosome 44, ASM1765450v1, whole genome shotgun sequence genome, GAACTCCCTGGAGGAGGAGCGCTTCACCCACACCATGCGGGAGAGCAGGAACACCGCGGCCGCGCTGCCCCTGTCGCACGAGGCTGCCATGAAGTGGTTCTACAAGGATCCGCAGGGAGAGATCCAAGGTGCGCCGCAGAGGGGAGCGGGAGCCACAGCTCTGCCCCGGACTGtttttgggttagggttggggttggggttggagctCGGGGTTCGGTTGGGGTTGGAGCTAATGCTGGGGGTCAGATTGTTAAGGATGGTTGTTTCTCACCCtgctttgccccccccccccccttcaccaGGACCCTTCACAACCCAGGAGATGGCGGAGTGGTTTCAAGCCGGGTATTTCACCATGACCCTCCTGGTGAAGAGAGGCTGTGACGAGGGCTTCCAGCCCCTGGGAGAAGTCATTAAAATGTGGGGACGAGTGCCTTTTGCTCCTGGACCATCGCCTCCCCCGCTGCTGGTGAGTCCACCGCCCTGCTGGTCCAGTCCTGCGCTGACTGCAGTTAGGGCTGTattgttttctaattttaaattatatagctCACCCGTGTGAAAATTCCCCATTTTCTGaaagaatgtttttgttaaatatttttctcGCATAGTAGAACACAGACATCATAACAAACGATTACAGGAAATAAATCTTTATAGAAAAAGACgccaaatattgaaataaaaccgACACACGTCATGAGTTTGTGTCATGTAGTGGAAGCAGATCGCCCCGAGTGGAGTCTGTTTTAAACCATTGTGGTTTGACTGGTCAGGACGCTGATATATTCAACAGCTGGCCGTGTCGCTGTTCTCGCCCAGAATAATTACTCTTATCCTCATCCTTCAGTGTCCTGGAGTTAGAGCTCTCTTGAGAGATCTTTGTAAAGAACCGGTCTCTTATAGTGGTATATTTTGACCAGTAGAGAAGTcagtgttttctctctctctctctgcagggtaATATGGACCAGGAGAGGCTGAAGAAACAGCAGGAGCTGGCAGCAGCTGCCCTGTTCCAgcagctccagcagcagcagcagctattcCAGCTCATCAACAGGTAACCAGCTGGCAAGACTGGGTGCGCAGGGGACCCCGCGGACCCCAGGAGCGCAAAGCCACTCTGGGGCTTGAATCTTGTACCCCCATTTCCAATACCTGGAACTGCACTGTTGCGCTTCCACAGCAACAGCAGAACAGGGCGTATCTCGTAGGCCGTGGAGACTGGCTTTGAGGCCACGGCGCGGGACAACAGGGGAGGCTCGGGGCgtgtttgatacagcaaacctcaaactaggtctcctggtgCTCTCCTGCAACCAGGTTTCAAGCTGCCGTTCCTGGCTTCGTGTTCGACTCTGCTTTCTGTTATAGGGATCTCTTACAGGGTTACATTCAGTGGACCTGAGACCACAGCAGCAGCAATAACTAACACTGTTCCCACAGACACTCAAATCGAGGTAAACAAAACCACCACCAGAAAAATGTAAAAGGAATGGAGAGACGCAGATGTCGTGCGTTTTTAAAACTGCCATTGCTAATTCTTCAAGCATGCTGTGtcttcttattaaactcctagtaagaccaggaatggatcaaaccgctgtgcaacgggagtcgaCAAACCAGAATGGAGATCAGGCCACCGCACGGGTGCAACGGGACGTCCCTGCAGGGGACTGTGGCATCGTCGGGTATCAGTCCGCGGCCCCTGATGTTTTaagctcttattttttttttgttttttttttctctctcattgtTTCCTGTAGGTGTGGGGAGCAGGGGTTGATTCCTCCTATTAACAGATCAATGTCAGTGCCAGACACAGGGTCCCTGTGGGACATGCATACCTCAGCTTCACAGCAACCAGGTAGGTAAAATAACAGCTCCGCTACCCTGAAACAGAGCCTGGATTCAGGCTCGGTTTATCTCAAACTGGGCAACTttggtctcccctggtaaaggcacggccacatggtgtgcaggggggagtcgcgcagtcaggggagcgcaggggtccccgggggtctcccctggtaaaggcacggccgcgtggtgtgcaggggggagtcgcacagtcaggggagcgcaggggtccccgggGGTCTCCCCTGGCAGCGTAGTGTGCAGGCGGGGGGGAGTCACAGAGTTGGGAGCACAGGGGTCCCTCGAGGGTCTCCCCTGATAAAGGCACAgtcgtgtggtgtgcagggagcAGTTGCTAGAagctgtatttgtgtgttatttgtCAATGCTCCTCTGCTTCAGTACAGTGTGGTTTTCATAATAATCTGATggaatttttttcatttctttcatcGTAGGCAGTGAAGCCAGTTCGTGGGATTTAACAATGAATTCTTCTACTCAGGGTCCAATTCTAGAACAGCTTCAAATGGAGAGGCAAAAAGTAAGTTCCAGCCTCTTAAATGTTATATCAAAACCCATTCCTGGGTTCACCATGAGTCTGATGAGACTCGTCTTACCTACACACactggctgatcaagctggtagtaaaacctggaatgctgTGCAAGAGGAGTCCTATTACAATCCCTGTAGTCAAGCTAGAAgagctgctaataataataataataatataataatataatatttattatttttatttttgcctgGCTGCAGCTTCAGCAAGAAAGGCGAGACGCAGAACTCAGGGCTAAGcgcgaggaggaggagaggaagaggagggaggagaagcaGCGCAGGCTGCAGGCGGAACAGAAACGGTGCGAGGAGGAAGAGCTGTTCAGGAGGAAACAGGTGAGGGGGGTTCGCGCCGAAATTGTACAGCTTCCTCGTGGTTATACTGTGACTTCAATCTCCTGgtgaaaccaggaacggatcaagcTGCCGTGCAGTGGGAGTCATCTTCTCGTCCTTGAacagttccacccattccagatttCACAACGACCTCGATTTTAGCCCCAGTGTGcgcagataacaagctcaggtgtgtcttattacacACAGAACAGGAGTGGATCAAAGTGCTATATAGCAGAAATCTGGTTTGCATCCCTTATTTGTATCCTGTATGTCGGGCGTCACAAGGCAATATCATGtaaaagggatggaaataaatcCTCCCATTGCAGAGaggtttgatccagtcctggtttcacacCCGCTGTGCTTGCTACCTACACACTGTAGGCTAACCAAGCTCGTATTCAAACCAGGAATGGCTGAATCTGCTCTGCAGTAGGAGTCTCATTTCTGTCCCTCCaatagactcctattgcatatctATTTCACCCATTGAAGATTCCCTTCATGTCTGAATCattattaattgtgttaattgctATGGATGTTGTacaaagcagtgtgatccattcctggtttcacaaCAAGTCTAAAGACACAGACCCTCAGAGCTTtattcctacacacacacactgtacctcatCAAGCTCATAATAAATCCAGGACTGGATCGCACTGCTCTGTAATGGTAATGATGCAGGTtgttcttgtttgtgtgtgtgtgtgttttttttttttcgtcgcTGGTCTGTGTTGGCAGTGCcggcagcagcaggagctgatCATGAAGcttctccagcagcagcagcaggggccCGCGGGCTCCTCCGTGTGGAGCAGCATGCCCAAGCAGGGCAAGACCCtcctggagctgcagcaagagacCGAGAGGCAGCTGCAGAAGCAGAGAGGAGGCCTGCAGAGAGCCGGGGTGAGACTCGCACATATTAACAACAGTAGTAATCTTAATTTTACGAAGCGCCGAAATGCACGCATCTCTCTGTACAAacgcaaaaaaaacacagaaccatATACAGAGTATTAAGAGTAAACCTAGTATAAAAAGAAATCGTGCAAATCGAAAACCaaatcaggatttaaaaaaatgcctgaACGTAAAAGCGTGTTTCtaactgtttttttggggtttttttttcttttaaagcagtGGTCTGAGAATTCCTGATTAGAGTAACTTGGAGCTAGTAGCCAGTAGTGCAAGGGTAGTGCATGTTTCATAAACTGACAAAGACGTGCACACACAACAGTtatatcctctctctctctaagctggtgattttttttattttacctgtgtgcatgttttttttttttttcagcacggAGGTCTGGGTCTGTCTGGAGGCAACGTGTCCAGCATGGCTGGGCAGTGGGGCAGCGATCAGGGTGCCATGTGGGGGGCCGGAGGGGGGCACGAGGGCAAGAACAGCAGCATGGGCATGTGGGACGAGGCCCTCAAGAGCCAGGCGTCAGTCCTCCGAAACCTGGGGCTCAAGACCAGTCGGAGCAGCCCCTCTCTCAGGTAGGGCAGACGGGAtcgaagtgggggggggggacgaagtgattggggggggggatcgaagggtgggggggggtccCACCCCGGCCCTGGGAACCGGGATCACTTCAGGAATTAAGAAGTTTGTGAGCTCATCAAGGCTCTctaaagcacagaatctagtttTAATAATCTATTCCATGCAGTTGTTTTATGTattctgagcatcaaaagaaattttTCACTATTATAACAAGTTTTATTTTCGGGtgaaaaaataaggtatataaatgacagACACTGACAACATGTTTTTGTAATCATGCGATCATTGATCCTTGACCACGACACGcctgagtgactgtgactgaagcatatgcacttaatcacctaattagtgacaCACTTGATTGAACGCTGGATGCAGagcgatttcagctgttgaattgcaagcttgaataaaagcaataaagaaaatctcagaaaaaaacaatatgccacgtctgtcgagAGAGCAGCgcatgctggaggctggactggggcagcggGGCTGTGGCTGTCCGTCTcgggcgctcacagccagcggTTTCAAActtggcgagacggtataaccagacacactgccAATGACGGGccaccaaccgggagaccaagagtcacaacacctgcccgagatggacagatcattctgcagcatctccgTCATGTCAACTgttaatcaacacaataaaaagtcaccgCGTCTGCTCTAACACAGCTTGGCATTTTTAGATCACATCTAGAGagttttatccaaatataagtgatatgtttattttgatgctcagtatataaaaaaaaaagtgcttcgtACCTTTTGTTCTAGACTTAGTTTTGCCACGATCGCAATCCATCACTTCTTGAATTGATGGAACAGCAGAGTGGTGTTTTAAAATGAGCTGCTAGCTTCTGGCCAGCCCTACACTTGTATCGCACGCGCCCCATCGTTCTTCTTGCTCTGTCGTTTCCTCGCTCGGCTCCCCGCCCGTGATTAAACAGACGCAAgacggaggaggaggagaagctgCTGAAGATGCTGCAGGGAATGCGGTCGCAGGACGGCTTCACCACCTGGAGTGAGCAGATGCTGCATGCCCTGAacagcagcaccagcaccagcaacCTGGACGGTACCACCCCTCCCTCCTATCTAGCtatctttctctctgtctctctttttgtttctttcattctttctctgtctttCTGTACTCTTTCTgtaccctgtgtgtctctctctctgtctgcaaGTGAGGGAACTAAATCCATCCACAAATGTTTTAACTAACCAAAGATAgtgaaataagtaaaaaaaaaacaaaaaaaaataatcatcatcatcgtcCCAGGTTAAATTGCTGCATCTCTCACTGTGGTTTTAATGGAAACTTCtttttcgctctctctctctccccctcctggCAGTCTCCAGCATCGTCTCGTATCTGAAGGAGGTAGAGTCCCCCTACGAGGTCCACGATTTTATCCGCTCCTACCTGGGAGACACCCTGGAAGCCAAAGAGTTTGCCAAGCAGTTCCTGGAGCGCCGTGCCAAACAGAAAGCCAACCACCAGCGCCAGCAACAGCAGGTAGAGCCCTGAGACGTTACAGCCCTGCCCATTGAAAACAACACTGAAGCGTTACAGCCCTGCCCATTGAAAGCAACACTGAAGCGTTACAGCCCTGCCCATTGAAAGCAACACTGAAGCGTTACAGCCCTGCCCTGCCCATTGAAAGCAACACTGAGGTGTAGAAGCATTACAGCCCAGCACATTGAAAACAGTACTGCTAGTCCTTCAGCAGACTCtcttatccaaagcgacttccagagactaggatGGTGAACtagtttgttttatgtctcgtcCGAGGgatggagcacaagcaggttGATGCAGAGtacacccccctagtctctggaagtcactttggataaaagatTGTGCCGAAGGACtccttattaataataaaatgtttttaatcttaAGTGTTCAGCTTTGatagatagagatacagatagacagagatGGTGGTAGAGAGTGAGATGGAGGTAGGAAGATAGATAGGTAGAGGTAGGTAGATAGATTGCTAGTTAGAGGTAGATAGGTAGGTAGAggtagatagataaatagataggtagatagagagagagagagaggtagatcgatcttttttttttgttgtttttaatcagcATGAACTGCTTTTATAATAAAGCTTCTGTCTTGTGGTTTCTTACAGCTGTCAAAGGAAGTGGCTGGACTGACCATGAACTTCCCTCTACAGgtaatttatgtaaaaaataaatatatatatacacacgtgtACATCCCCATTGGAATCTGTTAGCTCCATCTGCACTTAATTCCGGAGTCTACAGCTCTGgtggtgaggcatgctgggagctgtagttttttaTGCTGCGGTCTTGTCTGACAAACCATACAGTCCTCTTACGATACATCATGTGTCGCTCTGGCCAGACGTTTTGCATCACTAATCTCTCTTCAGAGTCTAGTGAAACCTGCTAGtctaatgttaacatattgaattacacacggGGGTTTGTAGATTTCCTTAGAACGAAAAAGtggcaaatatttaaaaaaaaaaaaaaaaaaaaaaaaaactatccatgTAACTGTGGGCAGGTTTGTAAGCGTGTGCGTCTTCGTGCGTTGTGTTTATCGATCTCTTTGCTTTGTGTTTCCCAGGATGCCATGCGCGGTCTGAACCCCAGCAGTCTGCAGGCTGTGTTCCAGTCCAATCACTGCTCCTCCAAGCAGGCTGTGTACGAGAGCGATCCATCCAGCAAGATGAAGAAGAAGCAGCACCTTGGACTGCACTCGGACCCCAGCATCCTGGGTGAGGAGCCTCCCGCGAGAGACCGGGGCAGGCGCGAGACTCCTATCGCACTGCTGCGTcatccacccccccccaaagactcctactgcacagcagtgtgatccattccaggttttactaccagctcgATTAGCCCCCAGTTTGTTTAGGCAACAAACtccggtgtgtcttattatttaactgggattggatcaaactgctgtgcaatgggagtctaatttccatccctgaagtcTGTTGTGTAGCAGTTTTgcccattcctggtttcactaggagtttaataacaagacacacctgagcttgttacctagacacactggggctcaTAAAGctggtggtaaaacctggaattccTGAAACTGGTTGGCAACAGGAGCTTTCTTTCCATTCCTCAAGACTCCTCATGCACAGTAggtccacccattccaggttttactaccagcttgatgagccccagtgtgtctaggcaacaagctcaggtgtgtcttactctTAAACTCAAAGCAAAACCAGGACCGGGTCaaaccgctgtgcagcgggagtctgattttCACTCCTGTTGACGTATCATTATTGGCTCGCTTTTTATTGCAAcctctcttctttctttctggCAGGATATTCTTTCCGTAACCCCCCAGACAGGATGAACCTGAGTGAGATCGAGCTTTTGGAGGACTACTGAACTCTTGCAATAGAATCTGCTGCCTGTGTCATTCCAGTCTTTGCTGAAGAATGTGCACTGTAGGGGGGTTACTGTTAGGTtacagagagaggaggggggggggggggacttttcacttttaaaatatatataaaggtaaAATTTAACACCCCCCCGTAGGCACTTGTCTATTACACAaagcaccttaaaaaaaaaaacaagctaatgCACTTTACAAAgattttttgttattcatttttttctttttttaaaaatccgtAAGACTGAAAAtactatgaaaagaaaaaaaacttttgatctagttttttttttttttttttttttgtgcgtgcGTGTTGACGT is a window encoding:
- the LOC121305559 gene encoding GRB10-interacting GYF protein 1-like isoform X2, whose product is MASLELQNLAEERKMAAETLNFGPEWLRALSSGGSVTSPPPSPAMPKYKLADYRYGREEMLALYVKENKFPEEMQDKEFAAILQEEPLQPLALVPLTEEEQRNFSMSVNSVAVLRLMGKGGAAIPGGVARGRGTTRGGRGRGRGDGSFYQRSIEDSDVGFSRSGGREIHRSQSWDDRGERRFEKPIRRDADQRNEEKTALSVVSKIVRLGFEEAVATGVRKEYTRSDSENWRTLREEQEEEEAAEGGGNSWRLAGVRRDDGGPRSAGWREHVGERRRKFDFDFREHGEERGARRLRVNSEGFEEDRDGLPEWCMDDEDDEMGTFDSSGAFMSLKSSKDPIPEEQELEFQGVEEEEEEHPEGRKDSREYGSEPERKDSPEKDGQVAVCALDSAVNCPAPPSPPAVSVTPGQNSLSPGEVETPPPARPDPLDTAPPSAKGIKLPSEESGSLGLVAAQLSPSTSSILSSSPPSSAAIHFTTGGDNEDEDGMSHLQQEAEKMVASLQENSLEEERFTHTMRESRNTAAALPLSHEAAMKWFYKDPQGEIQGPFTTQEMAEWFQAGYFTMTLLVKRGCDEGFQPLGEVIKMWGRVPFAPGPSPPPLLGNMDQERLKKQQELAAAALFQQLQQQQQLFQLINRCGEQGLIPPINRSMSVPDTGSLWDMHTSASQQPGSEASSWDLTMNSSTQGPILEQLQMERQKLQQERRDAELRAKREEEERKRREEKQRRLQAEQKRCEEEELFRRKQCRQQQELIMKLLQQQQQGPAGSSVWSSMPKQGKTLLELQQETERQLQKQRGGLQRAGHGGLGLSGGNVSSMAGQWGSDQGAMWGAGGGHEGKNSSMGMWDEALKSQASVLRNLGLKTSRSSPSLRRKTEEEEKLLKMLQGMRSQDGFTTWSEQMLHALNSSTSTSNLDVSSIVSYLKEVESPYEVHDFIRSYLGDTLEAKEFAKQFLERRAKQKANHQRQQQQLSKEVAGLTMNFPLQDAMRGLNPSSLQAVFQSNHCSSKQAVYESDPSSKMKKKQHLGLHSDPSILGYSFRNPPDRMNLSEIELLEDY
- the LOC121305559 gene encoding GRB10-interacting GYF protein 1-like isoform X1, with protein sequence MASLELQNLAEERKMAAETLNFGPEWLRALSSGGSVTSPPPSPAMPKYKLADYRYGREEMLALYVKENKFPEEMQDKEFAAILQEEPLQPLALVPLTEEEQRNFSMSVNSVAVLRLMGKGGAAIPGGVARGRGTTRGGRGRGRGDGSFYQRSIEDSDVGFSRSGGREIHRSQSWDDRGERRFEKPIRRDADQRNEEKTALSVVSKIVRLGFEEAVATGVRKEYTRSDSENWRTLREEQEEEEAAEGGGNSWRLAGVRRDDGGPRSAGWREHVGERRRKFDFDFREHGEERGARRLRVNSEGFEEDRDGLPEWCMDDEDDEMGTFDSSGAFMSLKKSSKDPIPEEQELEFQGVEEEEEEHPEGRKDSREYGSEPERKDSPEKDGQVAVCALDSAVNCPAPPSPPAVSVTPGQNSLSPGEVETPPPARPDPLDTAPPSAKGIKLPSEESGSLGLVAAQLSPSTSSILSSSPPSSAAIHFTTGGDNEDEDGMSHLQQEAEKMVASLQENSLEEERFTHTMRESRNTAAALPLSHEAAMKWFYKDPQGEIQGPFTTQEMAEWFQAGYFTMTLLVKRGCDEGFQPLGEVIKMWGRVPFAPGPSPPPLLGNMDQERLKKQQELAAAALFQQLQQQQQLFQLINRCGEQGLIPPINRSMSVPDTGSLWDMHTSASQQPGSEASSWDLTMNSSTQGPILEQLQMERQKLQQERRDAELRAKREEEERKRREEKQRRLQAEQKRCEEEELFRRKQCRQQQELIMKLLQQQQQGPAGSSVWSSMPKQGKTLLELQQETERQLQKQRGGLQRAGHGGLGLSGGNVSSMAGQWGSDQGAMWGAGGGHEGKNSSMGMWDEALKSQASVLRNLGLKTSRSSPSLRRKTEEEEKLLKMLQGMRSQDGFTTWSEQMLHALNSSTSTSNLDVSSIVSYLKEVESPYEVHDFIRSYLGDTLEAKEFAKQFLERRAKQKANHQRQQQQLSKEVAGLTMNFPLQDAMRGLNPSSLQAVFQSNHCSSKQAVYESDPSSKMKKKQHLGLHSDPSILGYSFRNPPDRMNLSEIELLEDY
- the LOC121305559 gene encoding GRB10-interacting GYF protein 1-like isoform X4, which gives rise to MASLELQNLAEERKMAAETLNFGPEWLRALSSGGSVTSPPPSPAMPKYKLADYRYGREEMLALYVKENKFPEEMQDKEFAAILQEEPLQPLALVPLTEEEQRNFSMSVNSVAVLRLMGKGGAAIPGGVARGRGTTRGGRGRGRGDGSFYQRSIEDSDVGFSRSGGREIHRSQSWDDRGERRFEKPIRRDAVRLGFEEAVATGVRKEYTRSDSENWRTLREEQEEEEAAEGGGNSWRLAGVRRDDGGPRSAGWREHVGERRRKFDFDFREHGEERGARRLRVNSEGFEEDRDGLPEWCMDDEDDEMGTFDSSGAFMSLKKSSKDPIPEEQELEFQGVEEEEEEHPEGRKDSREYGSEPERKDSPEKDGQVAVCALDSAVNCPAPPSPPAVSVTPGQNSLSPGEVETPPPARPDPLDTAPPSAKGIKLPSEESGSLGLVAAQLSPSTSSILSSSPPSSAAIHFTTGGDNEDEDGMSHLQQEAEKMVASLQENSLEEERFTHTMRESRNTAAALPLSHEAAMKWFYKDPQGEIQGPFTTQEMAEWFQAGYFTMTLLVKRGCDEGFQPLGEVIKMWGRVPFAPGPSPPPLLGNMDQERLKKQQELAAAALFQQLQQQQQLFQLINRCGEQGLIPPINRSMSVPDTGSLWDMHTSASQQPGSEASSWDLTMNSSTQGPILEQLQMERQKLQQERRDAELRAKREEEERKRREEKQRRLQAEQKRCEEEELFRRKQCRQQQELIMKLLQQQQQGPAGSSVWSSMPKQGKTLLELQQETERQLQKQRGGLQRAGHGGLGLSGGNVSSMAGQWGSDQGAMWGAGGGHEGKNSSMGMWDEALKSQASVLRNLGLKTSRSSPSLRRKTEEEEKLLKMLQGMRSQDGFTTWSEQMLHALNSSTSTSNLDVSSIVSYLKEVESPYEVHDFIRSYLGDTLEAKEFAKQFLERRAKQKANHQRQQQQLSKEVAGLTMNFPLQDAMRGLNPSSLQAVFQSNHCSSKQAVYESDPSSKMKKKQHLGLHSDPSILGYSFRNPPDRMNLSEIELLEDY
- the LOC121305559 gene encoding GRB10-interacting GYF protein 1-like isoform X3 is translated as MAAETLNFGPEWLRALSSGGSVTSPPPSPAMPKYKLADYRYGREEMLALYVKENKFPEEMQDKEFAAILQEEPLQPLALVPLTEEEQRNFSMSVNSVAVLRLMGKGGAAIPGGVARGRGTTRGGRGRGRGDGSFYQRSIEDSDVGFSRSGGREIHRSQSWDDRGERRFEKPIRRDADQRNEEKTALSVVSKIVRLGFEEAVATGVRKEYTRSDSENWRTLREEQEEEEAAEGGGNSWRLAGVRRDDGGPRSAGWREHVGERRRKFDFDFREHGEERGARRLRVNSEGFEEDRDGLPEWCMDDEDDEMGTFDSSGAFMSLKKSSKDPIPEEQELEFQGVEEEEEEHPEGRKDSREYGSEPERKDSPEKDGQVAVCALDSAVNCPAPPSPPAVSVTPGQNSLSPGEVETPPPARPDPLDTAPPSAKGIKLPSEESGSLGLVAAQLSPSTSSILSSSPPSSAAIHFTTGGDNEDEDGMSHLQQEAEKMVASLQENSLEEERFTHTMRESRNTAAALPLSHEAAMKWFYKDPQGEIQGPFTTQEMAEWFQAGYFTMTLLVKRGCDEGFQPLGEVIKMWGRVPFAPGPSPPPLLGNMDQERLKKQQELAAAALFQQLQQQQQLFQLINRCGEQGLIPPINRSMSVPDTGSLWDMHTSASQQPGSEASSWDLTMNSSTQGPILEQLQMERQKLQQERRDAELRAKREEEERKRREEKQRRLQAEQKRCEEEELFRRKQCRQQQELIMKLLQQQQQGPAGSSVWSSMPKQGKTLLELQQETERQLQKQRGGLQRAGHGGLGLSGGNVSSMAGQWGSDQGAMWGAGGGHEGKNSSMGMWDEALKSQASVLRNLGLKTSRSSPSLRRKTEEEEKLLKMLQGMRSQDGFTTWSEQMLHALNSSTSTSNLDVSSIVSYLKEVESPYEVHDFIRSYLGDTLEAKEFAKQFLERRAKQKANHQRQQQQLSKEVAGLTMNFPLQDAMRGLNPSSLQAVFQSNHCSSKQAVYESDPSSKMKKKQHLGLHSDPSILGYSFRNPPDRMNLSEIELLEDY